A region from the Thermococcus sp. M39 genome encodes:
- a CDS encoding ribonuclease H-like domain-containing protein codes for MRLEDAAYYIYKFYENDFERQKNADIALIRREIAGIYLPQPHIVLDFETTGLDPYFDEIVSWGLFYSNTALVAVRLNDSEDSHNVLIESLKNMIRNLNSKQAPKLQLWAFYSAFEAKWLSEVVYNNRLEWPFELRELKQMRGRLTDILPLPFDDPITGRNVPLVWRKFTRTGDLAYLSLIVHHNYADIVREAILWALLKNKAFKDFFADGDYIIYYDEDEELEG; via the coding sequence GTGCGGCTTGAGGATGCTGCATATTACATTTACAAATTCTATGAAAACGATTTTGAAAGGCAAAAAAACGCTGATATTGCCCTTATTCGCAGGGAAATTGCAGGGATTTATTTACCGCAACCGCACATTGTTCTTGACTTCGAAACAACCGGTCTAGATCCCTATTTTGATGAAATCGTAAGTTGGGGGCTTTTTTACTCAAATACTGCACTTGTCGCAGTTAGACTTAATGATTCAGAAGATTCGCACAATGTTTTGATTGAATCTCTTAAAAACATGATCAGAAATCTCAACTCCAAACAAGCACCAAAATTGCAGCTTTGGGCGTTTTACTCTGCATTTGAGGCAAAATGGCTTTCAGAGGTCGTTTACAATAATAGGTTAGAGTGGCCGTTTGAACTCAGAGAACTCAAACAAATGCGGGGTCGTCTGACTGACATTTTGCCGCTGCCGTTCGACGACCCAATAACGGGCAGAAATGTGCCTCTGGTTTGGCGCAAGTTCACAAGGACGGGAGATTTAGCGTATTTAAGCTTAATTGTGCATCACAACTACGCCGACATTGTCAGAGAGGCGATTTTGTGGGCTCTTTTGAAGAATAAGGCGTTCAAGGACTTCTTTGCCGACGGGGATTACATTATTTATTATGATGAAGATGAAGAATTGGAGGGGTGA
- a CDS encoding type ISP restriction/modification enzyme yields MILNKPGILRGYAKAVKKIYESGDATEYSYRKPLQSLLESLIPKEYNVVIIHESKRETFGAPDFKVTTPTTIVGYIETKKPEVNLDKLPKKDKHQVLRYRERLENFLLTNYKDFILYQDGKKVEEVSLLDDDFSLIERNIEKFNRLLERFLSKTAPKIKTPEELALFLAKRARILKDVVLENMDDNKDLMALFKAFKEHLISTMSKTEFADAYAQTIVYGLFMARFTLNEPLNRYNVVFKGIPKSLKVVHEIFKHITSELPDYLEWIIEELIAVLNNVDVDSIREKFRFGVNGSDPFLHFYEDFLATYNPELRQSRGVYYTPIPVVEFIVNSVDELLIDKFNKKLHDKDVTILDPAVGTGTFLGVVLDRIHRNVRGTLFQAYLKERLINNIFGFEILISPYLAAHLKLSMILDQWGIRLGDNERFNIYLTDALSLTRPPEQAGLFEKYLDEESTKADEVKTRTRIFVIIGNPPYDVKPSEGWIAELMRDYLHGLGVEKERKKGVLQDDYIKFIRFAQWKIEQAGVGVVGFITNNSYLDGLVHRKMRQSLMETFDEIYILNLHGNAIKGDTDENVFDIKQGVAIAFFVKLREGKHRAEDCKVYYYSIVQDSGLFTRLEKYKFLETNTVRTIRWKQIHPKEPYFFFVPTDLSLEDEYNKFPKLDEIFNVYSTGVETQKDKVAITYTPEEIESRIRDFITLDDTELYRKYEITDTRDWKLQKVKADLKEDFNKLGNWERVRELRIKPILYRPFDIRWTYFFNKSRSFVAYPRYEVMKHFILGENLGLILPKTSAYDGKYSLYVLVTDKIADKHALLASKAVVNKSITVVFPLYLYIGNKLTGKVEKTPNFKSEFFEELRKRYGNITPEDFLYYVYAVLHDPKYRERYAEFLKFDFPRIPLYDKETFEKYKRIGKELVELHLMKRDIQVDIGDNIEGDNLGVEKVKYDKKKQGVWINKTTILLGIPEEVWNYTIGGYRVIEKYLKGRKGRTLTIDELEHIYRVVEIIKRTIELVDELERIEPKF; encoded by the coding sequence ATGATACTAAATAAACCTGGCATATTACGTGGATACGCCAAGGCTGTTAAGAAAATTTATGAGAGTGGGGATGCTACCGAGTATTCATACAGAAAACCTTTGCAATCACTTCTTGAGTCTCTTATTCCGAAAGAATACAATGTTGTGATTATTCATGAATCAAAAAGGGAGACCTTTGGAGCTCCTGATTTCAAGGTTACGACCCCAACAACGATTGTTGGGTACATCGAGACGAAGAAGCCAGAGGTAAATCTGGATAAGCTCCCGAAGAAGGATAAGCATCAGGTTTTAAGGTATCGTGAGAGGCTTGAGAACTTTCTTCTGACAAATTACAAGGATTTTATCCTTTACCAGGATGGAAAGAAAGTTGAGGAGGTTTCTCTTCTTGATGATGATTTTTCACTTATTGAGAGGAACATTGAGAAGTTTAATCGTCTTCTTGAACGGTTTTTGAGTAAGACCGCCCCAAAAATAAAAACTCCTGAGGAACTTGCGTTATTCTTGGCCAAGAGGGCGAGAATTCTGAAGGATGTTGTTCTTGAGAATATGGATGACAATAAGGATTTGATGGCTCTCTTTAAGGCGTTTAAAGAGCATTTAATTAGCACTATGAGTAAAACTGAATTTGCTGATGCTTATGCGCAGACAATTGTGTATGGTCTTTTTATGGCTCGTTTCACGCTTAATGAGCCTTTGAATAGGTACAATGTTGTTTTTAAGGGTATTCCTAAATCCTTAAAGGTTGTACATGAGATTTTCAAGCACATAACGTCTGAGCTTCCGGACTATTTAGAATGGATTATTGAGGAGCTCATTGCAGTGCTCAATAATGTTGATGTTGATTCGATAAGAGAAAAGTTCCGTTTTGGAGTTAATGGTTCGGATCCGTTTCTTCACTTCTACGAGGATTTTCTTGCCACTTACAATCCAGAATTGAGGCAGTCTAGGGGTGTCTATTACACTCCAATTCCAGTTGTTGAGTTCATAGTGAACTCTGTTGATGAATTGTTGATTGATAAGTTTAACAAAAAACTTCATGATAAAGATGTTACGATATTAGATCCGGCTGTTGGAACTGGGACATTTCTTGGTGTTGTTCTAGATAGAATTCATAGGAATGTTAGGGGGACCTTGTTCCAGGCTTACCTAAAGGAGCGGTTGATTAATAATATCTTTGGATTTGAAATCTTGATTTCACCTTATTTGGCGGCACATCTGAAGCTTTCGATGATTTTGGACCAATGGGGGATACGGCTAGGGGATAATGAACGTTTTAACATTTATCTTACAGATGCGCTGAGCTTGACTCGTCCACCAGAACAGGCAGGTTTGTTTGAGAAGTATCTTGATGAGGAAAGCACCAAGGCTGATGAGGTTAAAACAAGGACAAGGATTTTTGTAATTATTGGTAATCCTCCTTACGATGTCAAACCGAGCGAAGGTTGGATAGCAGAGCTGATGAGGGACTACTTGCATGGGTTGGGTGTTGAAAAAGAGAGGAAGAAGGGTGTTCTCCAGGATGATTACATAAAGTTTATTCGTTTTGCCCAATGGAAAATCGAACAGGCAGGTGTGGGTGTTGTTGGTTTCATCACAAATAACTCGTACTTAGATGGGCTTGTTCATAGAAAAATGAGGCAGAGCCTGATGGAGACTTTTGATGAAATCTACATTCTTAATTTGCACGGGAATGCAATTAAGGGGGATACTGATGAAAATGTTTTTGATATTAAGCAAGGAGTAGCAATTGCATTTTTTGTCAAGCTTAGAGAAGGAAAGCACAGGGCAGAGGACTGTAAGGTTTATTATTATTCAATAGTTCAGGATTCTGGTTTGTTTACGAGATTGGAGAAATACAAGTTTTTGGAAACTAATACAGTTAGGACTATTAGGTGGAAGCAAATCCACCCGAAGGAGCCATATTTCTTCTTTGTTCCTACAGATTTAAGTTTGGAAGATGAATACAATAAGTTCCCAAAGCTTGATGAGATATTTAATGTTTACAGCACAGGTGTTGAAACACAGAAAGATAAGGTTGCAATAACGTACACTCCAGAAGAAATTGAATCGAGGATAAGGGATTTCATTACACTTGATGATACAGAGTTGTACAGGAAATATGAAATAACGGATACTCGTGATTGGAAATTGCAAAAAGTTAAAGCGGACTTGAAGGAGGACTTTAATAAATTAGGTAATTGGGAGAGAGTTAGAGAGCTTAGGATTAAGCCCATTCTTTACCGCCCATTTGACATTAGATGGACATATTTCTTTAATAAATCTCGTTCATTTGTGGCATATCCAAGATATGAAGTTATGAAGCACTTTATTTTAGGGGAAAATTTGGGGCTTATCCTACCAAAGACTAGTGCGTATGATGGGAAGTATTCACTGTATGTTTTGGTAACGGATAAGATTGCAGACAAGCATGCATTGCTTGCAAGCAAGGCTGTTGTAAATAAGAGTATTACTGTCGTTTTTCCGCTCTATCTTTACATTGGAAACAAACTAACTGGTAAGGTTGAGAAAACTCCCAACTTTAAGTCTGAGTTCTTCGAAGAGCTCAGAAAACGCTATGGCAACATAACGCCAGAGGACTTTCTCTACTATGTCTATGCAGTCTTGCACGACCCCAAGTACAGGGAACGCTATGCAGAGTTTCTTAAGTTCGATTTTCCGAGAATACCGTTGTATGATAAGGAGACTTTTGAGAAATACAAGAGGATTGGAAAAGAACTTGTTGAACTGCACTTAATGAAAAGAGATATTCAAGTGGACATAGGGGATAATATTGAGGGTGACAATCTCGGAGTGGAAAAAGTCAAGTATGACAAGAAAAAGCAGGGTGTATGGATTAATAAGACTACAATTCTCCTTGGAATTCCTGAGGAAGTCTGGAATTACACTATTGGTGGCTACAGGGTGATTGAGAAGTATCTCAAGGGCAGGAAGGGAAGAACGCTCACAATTGATGAGCTGGAACACATTTACAGGGTTGTTGAGATTATTAAGCGTACGATTGAGCTTGTTGATGAGCTTGAGAGGATTGAGCCTAAGTTCTGA
- a CDS encoding transposase, with product MQKTNGLPAAVGAWRSRAPSGPFINFFAFSGENSDKVRLTTKLKLVNPPDFTELFKIYRSMVNRLIKYALKHGDANFYRLKRENYHELRKKYPSMPSHYVHTACQLASAIMTDYFARKAQGKAKKRPQFRANSILLDDHLFKVDFENNTVRLLTNNGPVLLEFSPTKHLQKFLNGDWKLGQAFLVKKDEDVFVNVVFTKDLKIREPKTFVGVDLNENNVTLSLPNGEFVQIITHEREIRTGYFVKRRKIQKRLRAGKKRRELLAKYGKRERYRIIDIYHKIANKIVELAEKYNAGIALEDLTEIRDSIRYSAEMNGRLHRWSFRKLQSIIEYKAKLKGIKVVFVNPAHTSSLCPVCGGKLSPNGHGVLKCSNCGFEADRDAVGSLNIRLRALKMWGVSVPPESPTMKMGVGKPRRAERVCVCCLWPRSGACSSNS from the coding sequence ATGCAAAAAACGAATGGACTGCCCGCAGCGGTGGGCGCATGGCGGTCTAGGGCCCCGTCAGGCCCATTCATTAATTTTTTTGCTTTTTCTGGGGAAAATAGCGACAAGGTTAGATTAACGACTAAACTTAAGCTTGTTAATCCGCCCGATTTTACAGAATTATTCAAGATTTACAGGTCAATGGTGAATCGTTTAATCAAATACGCACTCAAGCACGGAGACGCAAACTTTTACAGGCTCAAGAGGGAGAATTATCACGAATTAAGAAAGAAATATCCTTCAATGCCATCACACTACGTTCACACTGCTTGTCAGCTTGCAAGCGCAATTATGACTGATTATTTTGCCAGAAAGGCGCAAGGCAAGGCAAAAAAGAGACCCCAATTTCGGGCGAATTCTATTTTGCTTGATGATCATCTTTTCAAGGTTGATTTTGAGAATAATACTGTTAGATTATTGACAAACAATGGTCCAGTTTTGCTTGAGTTCTCCCCAACAAAACACTTGCAAAAATTCCTAAATGGTGATTGGAAGCTTGGGCAAGCGTTTCTTGTGAAAAAGGACGAGGATGTGTTTGTTAATGTTGTTTTCACAAAGGATCTGAAAATTAGAGAGCCAAAGACCTTTGTCGGTGTTGATTTGAATGAGAATAATGTTACTTTAAGCCTTCCAAATGGTGAGTTTGTCCAAATCATAACTCACGAGAGGGAAATTAGGACAGGTTATTTTGTAAAGCGGAGGAAGATTCAGAAGAGGCTAAGGGCGGGCAAGAAGAGAAGAGAGCTTTTAGCGAAATACGGCAAGAGGGAGAGGTACAGGATTATTGACATTTATCATAAAATTGCAAATAAAATCGTTGAGTTGGCGGAAAAATACAATGCTGGAATTGCTCTTGAAGATTTAACTGAAATTAGGGATTCAATAAGGTATTCGGCTGAAATGAATGGTCGTTTGCACCGTTGGAGTTTTCGTAAACTCCAATCAATTATCGAGTACAAGGCTAAACTAAAAGGGATAAAAGTTGTTTTCGTTAATCCTGCTCATACTTCTTCCCTGTGCCCGGTCTGTGGGGGAAAACTAAGCCCGAATGGGCACGGGGTTTTGAAATGCTCGAACTGCGGTTTTGAGGCTGACAGGGACGCTGTTGGGAGCTTGAATATTCGCTTGAGAGCACTGAAGATGTGGGGAGTCTCCGTTCCCCCCGAAAGCCCCACGATGAAGATGGGAGTGGGGAAGCCCAGAAGGGCAGAACGGGTATGCGTATGTTGCCTGTGGCCCCGTTCAGGGGCCTGTTCTTCTAATTCATGA
- a CDS encoding t26-9p — protein sequence MVDAGTINAIINGMQNLAGTHPYLILGVVFIILSMASGSRALKLLFGILAAFAFMKEFSLFDAFVNLLKSIPSLLKDIANAFKGVF from the coding sequence ATGGTGGACGCTGGAACAATTAATGCAATCATCAATGGAATGCAGAACTTGGCGGGAACTCATCCCTACCTAATCCTTGGAGTAGTTTTCATAATTCTGAGCATGGCTTCGGGTAGCAGGGCATTAAAACTATTGTTCGGCATTTTAGCGGCATTTGCGTTTATGAAGGAATTTTCATTGTTTGATGCTTTTGTGAATCTCCTCAAGTCAATTCCAAGCCTGCTGAAAGATATCGCCAATGCGTTTAAGGGGGTGTTTTGA